Proteins from a single region of Harmonia axyridis chromosome 4, icHarAxyr1.1, whole genome shotgun sequence:
- the LOC123678851 gene encoding uncharacterized protein LOC123678851 isoform X2 produces MPYLQSVFQVLYALIDSLNVSKIRNTQGKFLKEPITTKSEHEIFWKKSIKIFENMYFYDEKKQKNVVVPTIKNFIWTLKAFVYLKRRLLTEKNFKYILTGAFNQDCLENFFSYIRGHGVRNTNPNIGQFMSSFKCLTLNNFMSSHSVGSNCEEDLTSHCLDNLKSFVLSKFPLPQNVVLEDLNIVIPKLIVLEQKSKFSRCTLVYMCGFICKILFKDKLIKQCDKCKKNLTFNSEELGDMDFIQVRQYKHGKLTKPGQCVSFLFRHSLNYLFYIIPRICEKKNISLYLKSFLMKYLDFKILNCNEHMLGEKVCETIIRCSLHWWCKQVNEIMSGTDTKFSKFLLTSPSEEFIDPIKIGAKRIFDTKRKKK; encoded by the exons ATGCCATACCTACAATCAGTATTCCAG gtaCTGTATGCACTGATTGATTCTCTCAATGTATCAAAGATTCGAAATACACAGGGTAAGTTTTTGAAGGAACCAATAACCACAAAATCGGaacatgaaatattttggaaaaaatcaataaaaatttttgaaaacatgtatttctatgatgaaaaaaaacaaaaaaatgtggTGGTACCtaccataaaaaattttatttggacTTTAAAAGCTTTCGTTTACCTTAAGAGGAGGTtgttaactgaaaaaaatttcaagtatatcttgactggtGCTTtcaatcaagattgccttgaaaattttttcagttatatccgAGGGCATGGTGTAAGGAACACTAATCCAAATATTGGCCAGTTTATGTCCTCTTTCAAATGCCTTACTTTGAATAACTTCATGTCCTCCCATTCTGTAGGTTCCAACTGTGAAGAGGATTTAACATCACATTGTTTGGATAATCTAAAAtcatttgttttatcaaaatttccTTTACCTCAAAATGTTGTGCTTGAAGATTTAAATATAGTTATTCCGAAATTAATAGTCCTtgaacaaaaatcaaaatttagtaGATGTACTTTAGTTTATATGTGTGGATTcatttgtaaaattttatttaaagATAAATTGATCAAACAATGTGAtaagtgtaaaaaaaatttaaccttTAACAGTGAAGAATTGGGGGACATGGATTTTATTCAGGTAAGGCAGTATAAACACGGAAAGTTGACAAAACCTGGGCAATgtgtatcatttttatttcgGCATTCTCTAAATTACCTTTTCTATATTATTCCgcgaatttgtgaaaaaaaaaacatttccctctatttaaaatcgtttctaatgaaatatttggacttcaaaattttaaattgtaatgAACATATGTTGGGGGAAAAAGTATGTGAGACAATAATAAGGTGTTCCTTGCACTGGTGGTGCAAGCAGGTAAACGAAATTATGAGTGGTACCGACACAAAATTTTCCAAGTTCCTTCTAACTTCCCCTAGTGAAGAATTTATTGATCCTATAAAAATAGGGGCAAAAAGGATCTTTGATACaaagagaaaaaagaaatga
- the LOC123678851 gene encoding uncharacterized protein LOC123678851 isoform X1, which translates to MKVILCAIHILIKNIIFQEAIVVLLAMPYLQSVFQVLYALIDSLNVSKIRNTQGKFLKEPITTKSEHEIFWKKSIKIFENMYFYDEKKQKNVVVPTIKNFIWTLKAFVYLKRRLLTEKNFKYILTGAFNQDCLENFFSYIRGHGVRNTNPNIGQFMSSFKCLTLNNFMSSHSVGSNCEEDLTSHCLDNLKSFVLSKFPLPQNVVLEDLNIVIPKLIVLEQKSKFSRCTLVYMCGFICKILFKDKLIKQCDKCKKNLTFNSEELGDMDFIQVRQYKHGKLTKPGQCVSFLFRHSLNYLFYIIPRICEKKNISLYLKSFLMKYLDFKILNCNEHMLGEKVCETIIRCSLHWWCKQVNEIMSGTDTKFSKFLLTSPSEEFIDPIKIGAKRIFDTKRKKK; encoded by the exons ATGAAGGTTATTTTGTGTGCCATtcacattttgataaaaaatatcatcttcCAGGAAGCCATCGTGGTCTTACTTGCAATGCCATACCTACAATCAGTATTCCAG gtaCTGTATGCACTGATTGATTCTCTCAATGTATCAAAGATTCGAAATACACAGGGTAAGTTTTTGAAGGAACCAATAACCACAAAATCGGaacatgaaatattttggaaaaaatcaataaaaatttttgaaaacatgtatttctatgatgaaaaaaaacaaaaaaatgtggTGGTACCtaccataaaaaattttatttggacTTTAAAAGCTTTCGTTTACCTTAAGAGGAGGTtgttaactgaaaaaaatttcaagtatatcttgactggtGCTTtcaatcaagattgccttgaaaattttttcagttatatccgAGGGCATGGTGTAAGGAACACTAATCCAAATATTGGCCAGTTTATGTCCTCTTTCAAATGCCTTACTTTGAATAACTTCATGTCCTCCCATTCTGTAGGTTCCAACTGTGAAGAGGATTTAACATCACATTGTTTGGATAATCTAAAAtcatttgttttatcaaaatttccTTTACCTCAAAATGTTGTGCTTGAAGATTTAAATATAGTTATTCCGAAATTAATAGTCCTtgaacaaaaatcaaaatttagtaGATGTACTTTAGTTTATATGTGTGGATTcatttgtaaaattttatttaaagATAAATTGATCAAACAATGTGAtaagtgtaaaaaaaatttaaccttTAACAGTGAAGAATTGGGGGACATGGATTTTATTCAGGTAAGGCAGTATAAACACGGAAAGTTGACAAAACCTGGGCAATgtgtatcatttttatttcgGCATTCTCTAAATTACCTTTTCTATATTATTCCgcgaatttgtgaaaaaaaaaacatttccctctatttaaaatcgtttctaatgaaatatttggacttcaaaattttaaattgtaatgAACATATGTTGGGGGAAAAAGTATGTGAGACAATAATAAGGTGTTCCTTGCACTGGTGGTGCAAGCAGGTAAACGAAATTATGAGTGGTACCGACACAAAATTTTCCAAGTTCCTTCTAACTTCCCCTAGTGAAGAATTTATTGATCCTATAAAAATAGGGGCAAAAAGGATCTTTGATACaaagagaaaaaagaaatga
- the LOC123678854 gene encoding mannose-P-dolichol utilization defect 1 protein homolog has protein sequence MNSSDTTNIFKQLALLVLSPHCFDTYFIDFNFLDRPCFAATLSKGLGIGIILGSIFVKFPQILKIYNAKTAKGISLATVILDLIVITIYAAYNFLKQFPISAWGDTAFLAIQTVAIGFLLLYYDVSTSKAIIFLINYLVFSGVLISGLVPIDILWTLQGINIPLLLAGRVIQVHSNYKNQSTGQLSAITCALLFAGSLARIFTSIQETGDTMIILTNVFSFLANLVIVIQILYYWKSEEKTKKVD, from the exons atgAATTCGTCCGATACTACAAACATCTTCAAACAACTGGCTCTATTAGTCCTTTCACCCCATTGCTTCGATACGTATTTTATAGATTTTAACTTTCTAGATA gACCTTGTTTTGCTGCAACTTTGAGTAAGGGGTTAGGCATTGGAATAATATTGGGATCAATATTTGTGAAATTTCcacaaattttaaaaatttataatgcCAAAACTGCTAAAGGAATAAGTTTAGCAACTGTCATATTGGATCTGATAGTTATAACTATTTATGCTgcttataattttttgaaacaatttccAATTAGTGCCTGGGGTGATACAGCTTTTTTAGCTATTCAAACTGTAGCTATTGGTTTTCTATTATTGTATTATGATGTATCTACTTCGAAAGCTATCATTTTTCTTATCAACTATTTAGTGTTCTCTGGAGTATTAATTAGTGGTCTGGTTCCAATTGATATTTTATGGACTCTTCAAGGAATCAACATACCCTTGCTATTAGCTGGACGAGTTATTCAAGTACATTCAAATTATAAGAATCAAAGCACTGGACAATTATCTGCAATTACTTGTGCTCTTTTATTTGCTGGCTCTTTGGCCAGAATTTTTACATCTATACAAGAAACTGGAGATACTATGATTATTCTAACAAATGTTTTCTCTTTTCTTGCTAATTTAGTGATTGTGATTCAAattctttattactggaaatcagaagaaaaaaccaaaaaggttgactaa